Proteins encoded together in one Chitinophaga sp. LS1 window:
- the htpG gene encoding molecular chaperone HtpG, translated as MQKGAIRVQTENIFPIIKKFLYSDHEIFIRELVSNAVDATQKLKTLASVGEFKGELGELAISVKLDKEKKTLTISDNGIGMTAEEVDKYINQVAFSGAEEFLNKYKGQNEGTNIIGHFGLGFYSSFMVSNVVEIITQSHKDEPAVRWECDGSPEYTLEETTREAGRGTDIIMHINEESEEFLDEHRIKSILEKFCKFLPVPVKYEDNQINNTHPAWTKKPSELTTEDYQNFYKELYPFSEPPLFWIHLNVDYPFNLTGILYFPKINKSYEIQKDKISLYSNQVFVTDEVKDIVPEFLMLLHGVIDSPDIPLNVSRSYLQGDPNVKKISSYITKKVGDKLEEMFKNDRKGFEEKWESIGLFAKYGMMTDDKFLEKGNKFLILEDADGSKFYTLDEYKQDTAAIQTNKEEKQVILYATNPVQQDSYITAAKAKGYKIVKLDSLVDAAFLNQMETRWEKVQFTRVDADIADNLIDKDENNSHVLTQDQETRLKSLFEKIPQQHVKVELKGLSAEAQPVIVTRPEFMRRMKDMAAVGGSGMSWYAGMPDEINMTVNANHPIYQQILKEGNDQLQEKQIRNLADLALLSQNLLTGADLTAFVTRSVELMGEKTN; from the coding sequence ATGCAGAAAGGAGCAATACGTGTTCAGACAGAGAACATCTTCCCCATTATTAAAAAATTCCTCTATTCAGATCATGAGATCTTTATCCGCGAACTCGTAAGTAACGCGGTTGATGCAACCCAAAAATTGAAAACGCTGGCAAGTGTAGGAGAGTTCAAAGGAGAACTGGGCGAGTTGGCCATTAGCGTGAAACTTGACAAAGAGAAAAAAACATTGACCATCTCTGACAATGGGATCGGGATGACGGCTGAAGAAGTAGATAAATACATCAACCAGGTAGCATTTTCCGGTGCGGAAGAGTTCCTGAATAAATATAAAGGTCAGAATGAAGGAACCAACATCATCGGTCACTTTGGTCTGGGCTTCTATTCCTCTTTCATGGTGAGCAATGTGGTGGAGATCATCACCCAATCTCACAAAGATGAACCAGCTGTACGTTGGGAGTGCGATGGCAGTCCTGAATATACCCTGGAAGAAACCACCCGCGAAGCTGGCAGAGGTACTGATATCATCATGCACATCAATGAGGAAAGTGAAGAATTCCTGGATGAGCATCGTATCAAATCCATCCTCGAAAAGTTCTGTAAGTTCCTGCCAGTTCCGGTTAAATATGAAGATAACCAGATCAACAATACACATCCTGCATGGACGAAGAAACCAAGTGAGCTGACCACAGAAGATTATCAGAACTTTTACAAAGAACTGTATCCTTTCTCTGAGCCGCCATTGTTCTGGATCCACCTGAATGTAGATTATCCATTCAACCTGACGGGTATTCTCTACTTCCCTAAGATCAATAAGAGTTACGAAATCCAGAAAGATAAGATCAGCCTGTATTCTAACCAGGTGTTTGTAACGGACGAAGTAAAGGATATTGTACCTGAGTTCCTGATGCTGCTGCATGGTGTGATCGATAGTCCGGATATTCCGCTGAACGTGAGCCGTAGCTACCTGCAGGGTGATCCGAATGTGAAAAAGATCAGCTCTTACATCACGAAGAAAGTAGGGGATAAGCTGGAAGAAATGTTTAAAAACGATCGTAAAGGATTTGAAGAGAAATGGGAATCCATCGGTTTGTTTGCTAAATATGGTATGATGACGGACGATAAGTTCCTGGAAAAAGGTAACAAGTTCCTCATTCTCGAAGATGCAGATGGTAGTAAATTCTATACGCTGGATGAATACAAACAGGATACTGCTGCTATTCAAACCAACAAGGAAGAAAAGCAGGTGATCCTGTACGCTACCAACCCGGTACAGCAGGATAGTTATATCACTGCGGCGAAAGCAAAGGGATATAAGATCGTGAAACTGGATAGTCTGGTAGATGCTGCTTTCCTGAACCAGATGGAGACCCGCTGGGAAAAGGTACAGTTTACCCGTGTGGATGCAGACATTGCAGATAACCTGATTGACAAGGATGAAAATAATTCACATGTACTGACACAGGATCAGGAAACACGTTTGAAATCATTGTTTGAAAAGATCCCGCAGCAACATGTAAAAGTGGAACTGAAAGGTCTGAGTGCAGAAGCACAGCCAGTGATTGTAACACGCCCTGAGTTCATGCGTCGTATGAAAGATATGGCAGCAGTAGGTGGTAGCGGTATGTCCTGGTATGCAGGTATGCCTGACGAAATCAACATGACGGTGAATGCAAACCATCCGATTTATCAGCAGATCCTGAAAGAAGGCAATGATCAGTTGCAGGAAAAGCAAATCCGCAACCTGGCTGATCTGGCTTTACTGTCACAGAATCTTTTGACAGGTGCGGACCTGACAGCCTTTGTGACCAGAAGTGTAGAACTGATGGGCGAAAAAACAAATTAA